One genomic segment of Fervidobacterium pennivorans includes these proteins:
- a CDS encoding deoxycytidylate deaminase: MDLESYLKNVTIKESKDERESWDDYFKRLARLIAERSTCIHRKVGALIVKDKRILATGYNQPPSGFPHCDQIGCIRDDLDIPSGRNQEICYGLHAEQNALMQAAKFGISTAGAAIYVTHKPCSVCARLIINAGIKRVVYIEGYPDPLTDFFFKTCGIEVCGGGESEGR; the protein is encoded by the coding sequence ATGGATTTGGAGTCATACCTTAAAAATGTTACCATAAAAGAGTCAAAAGATGAAAGAGAGAGCTGGGACGACTATTTCAAAAGATTAGCCAGGTTAATTGCAGAAAGGTCCACTTGTATTCACAGAAAAGTTGGTGCTCTAATAGTAAAGGACAAACGAATCCTAGCAACCGGTTACAATCAACCACCTTCTGGGTTTCCACATTGCGATCAGATAGGTTGCATCAGGGATGATTTGGATATCCCATCAGGCAGGAATCAAGAAATCTGCTACGGTTTACACGCTGAGCAGAACGCACTTATGCAAGCCGCAAAATTTGGGATTTCGACAGCGGGTGCCGCAATTTATGTGACTCACAAGCCATGTTCGGTTTGCGCACGCCTTATAATCAATGCTGGCATTAAGAGAGTAGTGTACATTGAAGGCTACCCAGATCCTTTGACCGATTTCTTTTTCAAAACGTGTGGAATAGAAGTGTGTGGAGGTGGAGAGAGTGAAGGTAGATAA
- a CDS encoding methylated-DNA--[protein]-cysteine S-methyltransferase — protein MEKFEISVVRAEIGSILIFTRNNICEQIQLIEEVLPEYGDNIFTRQIKEYLSGERKVLDFPVKYSTGVVFEKIWSYLKENVTYGKIITYGELAKICGTNARVVGYAMASNPLPLYIPCHRVVAKNSIGGFTARNGKSMIKWKEYLLKLEGSL, from the coding sequence GTGGAAAAGTTCGAAATTTCAGTTGTTAGAGCAGAAATTGGTAGTATTTTAATATTTACAAGAAACAACATATGTGAACAAATTCAACTGATTGAAGAGGTTTTACCGGAATATGGGGACAACATATTCACAAGACAGATTAAGGAGTATCTTAGTGGTGAAAGGAAGGTTCTTGACTTCCCAGTTAAGTATTCAACTGGAGTTGTCTTTGAAAAGATTTGGTCATATTTGAAAGAAAATGTGACTTATGGTAAAATCATAACATACGGTGAACTGGCTAAAATATGTGGTACAAATGCAAGAGTTGTCGGATATGCTATGGCATCAAACCCACTACCTTTGTATATCCCGTGTCATAGAGTTGTTGCCAAAAATTCTATTGGTGGGTTTACAGCGAGAAATGGTAAATCTATGATTAAGTGGAAAGAATATCTTTTGAAGCTGGAGGGATCACTTTGA
- a CDS encoding transglycosylase domain-containing protein produces the protein MKKFLFTLFLTFFFLSLFTPLVIYNRYTANLSAPQNKIPTSLVVEYSDGTPLYSPKTVWVDFDDIPVLVKDSVIVSEDKRFYTHSGVDLIGVARALFTIITTDEIQGGSTITQQLARTLYLSQERTWKRKIKEAIIALWLEQNYSKNEILEMYINSVYLGNGVYGFPAAAKFYFNKTLEQLTPLEIAMLTATLRSPEKANPLKELNKDFTKNVLRKMKEAGVLTELEYSRALEELRNITIKSTNDFARSFDQDLFWIVITELKELGFEIGDLRNGFRVRTTIDKKLQELLVSNITKDQWAGLIVEHTTGKIRAAYGLGIINGRRQLGSAIKPFYYYLAFMAGYNLDDILLDKPIKIGRWEPENFDKKFRGQVTIEYALAHSLNIPSIDLFLKLGQGNVTNFLKNTLMISGFYPNDATLALGTLETSVADVAQGYSAIFTGGLVIKPRIVEYVKDKNGYVYYSYTPALVNVVKPPKGFDKRTPLEASILTLRAMEKVVTEGTSRSAQMPGRKIYGKSGSAENYAWFVGGDGKYLFILARDNVKEVSGLVVTPKWREIAVKTEIGYTPISLPINSKIQRFNVMGDSETLAEPKTVTGEVSENATVNQQEVATSTVFQETNQDNLVKMSREEIISRVKTSSITANELVEVLKSYSPDERRAILSEVNSLSQELAAEVYQKLLDQGIEF, from the coding sequence TTGAAGAAATTCTTGTTCACATTATTTTTAACATTTTTCTTTTTGTCCCTGTTTACACCTCTTGTGATCTACAACAGATATACTGCAAATCTCTCAGCGCCACAGAACAAAATTCCAACAAGCCTGGTTGTTGAATATTCTGACGGGACACCATTGTACAGTCCAAAGACTGTTTGGGTTGATTTTGATGATATTCCAGTACTCGTTAAGGACAGTGTGATAGTATCTGAAGATAAGAGGTTTTACACTCACAGTGGTGTCGACCTTATAGGAGTAGCTAGGGCTCTTTTTACGATAATCACCACCGATGAAATTCAAGGTGGAAGCACCATTACTCAACAGTTAGCAAGAACTTTGTATCTCTCACAGGAGAGGACTTGGAAACGCAAGATAAAAGAGGCAATTATTGCACTTTGGTTGGAACAAAATTACTCAAAAAACGAGATTTTGGAAATGTATATTAACTCCGTGTATTTAGGGAATGGAGTGTACGGTTTCCCAGCGGCTGCGAAATTTTACTTTAACAAAACTCTCGAACAACTAACACCTCTTGAAATTGCAATGCTCACAGCAACTCTTAGATCCCCGGAGAAGGCTAATCCGTTGAAAGAGCTAAATAAGGATTTCACAAAAAACGTTCTGAGAAAGATGAAAGAAGCTGGAGTATTAACTGAACTTGAATATTCCCGTGCACTAGAAGAACTTAGAAACATAACTATAAAAAGTACAAATGATTTTGCACGCTCATTTGACCAGGACCTTTTCTGGATAGTTATTACAGAACTCAAAGAGCTTGGATTCGAAATTGGAGACCTAAGGAATGGCTTCAGAGTTAGGACCACAATTGATAAAAAGTTGCAAGAGCTTTTAGTTTCTAACATCACAAAAGACCAATGGGCAGGATTGATAGTTGAGCACACAACTGGAAAAATAAGGGCGGCGTATGGACTCGGCATAATTAACGGGCGTCGACAGCTTGGTTCGGCTATAAAACCGTTCTACTATTACCTTGCATTTATGGCAGGATACAATCTTGATGACATTCTTTTAGACAAGCCAATCAAAATTGGTCGATGGGAGCCTGAAAACTTTGATAAGAAATTCAGAGGACAGGTTACTATTGAATATGCGCTCGCACATTCTTTGAACATACCATCCATCGATTTGTTTTTGAAACTTGGACAAGGAAATGTTACGAATTTTCTAAAAAACACATTAATGATATCAGGTTTTTATCCTAACGACGCTACCTTGGCACTCGGAACTTTAGAAACATCAGTTGCCGATGTTGCGCAAGGTTATTCAGCGATATTCACTGGTGGTTTAGTCATCAAACCACGCATTGTTGAGTACGTCAAGGATAAGAATGGGTACGTATACTATTCTTACACCCCTGCTTTAGTAAACGTTGTTAAACCTCCTAAGGGCTTTGATAAAAGGACACCACTCGAAGCTTCTATTCTGACACTCAGAGCTATGGAAAAAGTAGTTACCGAAGGAACTTCTCGGTCTGCACAAATGCCTGGAAGAAAAATATACGGAAAATCAGGTTCCGCAGAAAACTATGCATGGTTTGTTGGAGGTGATGGGAAATACCTGTTTATACTGGCGAGGGATAACGTAAAGGAAGTCAGTGGTCTTGTTGTAACCCCAAAGTGGAGAGAGATAGCTGTTAAAACTGAAATAGGATACACTCCTATTTCTTTACCTATTAACAGTAAGATTCAAAGATTCAACGTTATGGGAGATTCCGAAACCCTTGCGGAACCTAAAACTGTTACAGGTGAGGTTTCAGAAAATGCTACAGTTAATCAACAAGAAGTAGCAACATCAACTGTTTTTCAGGAAACAAATCAGGACAATCTGGTAAAAATGTCTCGGGAAGAAATCATTTCCCGGGTGAAAACATCATCAATTACAGCAAACGAGCTTGTTGAAGTTTTGAAATCGTACAGTCCAGATGAAAGAAGAGCCATCCTTTCTGAAGTAAATTCGTTGTCCCAAGAACTTGCCGCAGAAGTCTATCAAAAACTTTTGGATCAAGGTATAGAGTTTTAA
- the ndk gene encoding nucleoside-diphosphate kinase, producing the protein MERTFIILKPNAVRRGLIGEILKRFEQRGIKIVGLKFLWMTQEQCEKLYEPHKGKPFYEELVNFMMSGPVVAVVVEAPRVIEMVRHIVGATDPLKAEAGTIRGEFALTVTKNLIHASDSVENAEREMSIFFSPEDLIEYKLDIQDDI; encoded by the coding sequence TTGGAGAGAACTTTTATAATACTCAAACCAAACGCAGTTAGAAGAGGGCTTATCGGAGAAATATTGAAGCGATTTGAACAAAGAGGAATAAAAATCGTTGGTCTCAAGTTTCTTTGGATGACACAGGAACAGTGTGAAAAACTGTATGAGCCCCACAAAGGTAAACCGTTTTACGAAGAGCTTGTAAATTTCATGATGAGTGGTCCCGTTGTAGCAGTAGTCGTTGAAGCACCAAGGGTAATAGAAATGGTAAGACACATAGTTGGAGCAACTGACCCACTCAAAGCCGAGGCAGGAACAATAAGGGGAGAGTTTGCATTAACGGTCACTAAGAACCTCATTCACGCAAGTGATTCCGTAGAAAACGCCGAAAGAGAAATGTCAATATTCTTCTCGCCAGAGGATTTGATTGAGTATAAACTTGATATACAAGACGATATTTGA
- a CDS encoding Na+/H+ antiporter NhaC family protein: MEHYGWLSLLPPVITVTLALLTKEVIFSLFAGVFAGYLIVNGWNPVTALIDATDGIANSLNDGWNIRIILFCALLGAFVGLMQATGAANAFGKWMASKVKSRKGTLIITWLFGIFIFIDDYFNSLTIGTVMRPVTDEQRISRAKLAYILDSTAAPVSVLAPISSWVVTIMSIIKGSDGFSKLGVSEFTFFILLIPINLYAILAILMVLQTILRKDFGPMAKSEDRALKGLGLYNEEFGQPTGEVKEGIVVKERARAIDMILPILVLVGLAVIFFPVTTYLGAIDGENIHTFSEAVKSMTLKEAFNNTDASKALFYASLFTLVFASIYFMVRGLLTVQKVGEAIVSGIKSMVPALVILTLAWTIGTVIKSSPEDGGLGLSKYLAHLVTSGGFPLWALPTVVFIVAAAISFATGTSWGTFAIMIPVAMPIAIALAEKIGANLLNSALVTVGASIGGAIFGDHCSPISDTTILSSTGAGCPHLEHVATQLPYAIFVMVVSAVGYLIAGIFDNPIAGFVSALVTFFVAYEVTIRVSKPAQE, translated from the coding sequence ATGGAACATTATGGTTGGCTGAGCTTGTTACCACCAGTTATTACCGTAACGTTGGCACTTTTGACTAAAGAGGTTATCTTTTCTCTCTTTGCAGGAGTGTTTGCAGGATATCTTATTGTAAACGGTTGGAACCCTGTTACTGCTTTAATTGATGCTACGGACGGTATTGCTAATTCACTTAACGATGGGTGGAACATAAGAATCATATTGTTCTGTGCGCTCCTTGGCGCTTTTGTTGGTCTGATGCAGGCAACAGGTGCCGCAAATGCCTTTGGAAAATGGATGGCTTCGAAGGTTAAGAGTAGAAAGGGGACGCTCATAATAACATGGCTTTTTGGTATCTTCATATTCATTGATGATTATTTTAATTCCTTAACAATAGGAACTGTTATGAGACCTGTTACTGATGAACAAAGGATTTCAAGGGCAAAACTCGCATATATACTGGATTCAACAGCTGCTCCGGTAAGCGTCTTGGCACCTATTTCAAGTTGGGTGGTTACTATAATGAGTATCATCAAAGGTTCAGATGGATTTTCAAAGCTTGGTGTCAGTGAATTCACATTCTTTATCCTACTCATACCTATAAATCTATACGCGATACTGGCAATACTTATGGTTCTTCAAACCATACTCAGAAAGGACTTCGGACCAATGGCAAAAAGTGAAGACCGAGCGCTCAAAGGTTTGGGACTTTACAACGAGGAATTTGGTCAACCAACAGGTGAAGTTAAAGAAGGTATAGTTGTCAAGGAACGTGCTAGAGCAATCGATATGATTTTGCCAATACTTGTTCTTGTTGGACTTGCGGTGATTTTCTTCCCGGTTACTACATACCTTGGTGCAATAGATGGAGAAAACATACATACATTTTCAGAAGCTGTGAAATCTATGACGCTCAAAGAGGCGTTTAATAACACAGATGCATCCAAAGCCCTATTTTACGCCTCGTTGTTTACATTAGTTTTTGCATCGATATACTTTATGGTAAGAGGATTACTTACAGTCCAAAAAGTCGGGGAAGCTATTGTCAGTGGTATAAAATCGATGGTTCCAGCGCTTGTCATATTGACCCTTGCTTGGACGATAGGAACGGTTATTAAAAGTTCCCCGGAAGATGGTGGACTGGGACTTTCGAAGTATCTTGCTCATCTGGTCACAAGCGGTGGTTTTCCGTTGTGGGCTTTACCGACTGTTGTGTTTATAGTCGCAGCCGCTATTTCTTTCGCTACAGGGACAAGCTGGGGAACGTTTGCGATAATGATTCCTGTTGCTATGCCAATAGCTATTGCACTTGCTGAGAAAATAGGTGCTAACCTTTTGAACAGCGCACTTGTTACAGTTGGCGCCTCGATTGGTGGTGCCATTTTCGGAGACCATTGTTCACCTATATCAGATACTACGATTTTATCTTCAACAGGAGCGGGTTGTCCGCATCTTGAGCACGTTGCTACACAGCTTCCTTACGCTATTTTTGTTATGGTAGTCTCTGCTGTGGGTTATTTAATTGCCGGTATATTTGATAATCCAATAGCTGGTTTTGTTTCGGCTCTTGTGACGTTTTTCGTAGCTTATGAAGTTACGATACGCGTTAGCAAACCTGCTCAAGAGTGA
- a CDS encoding ferritin-like domain-containing protein: MTGKELFNIAIKVESTGYTYYSKLSEKATGQLKEFFKELAEQEREHARRFEELMKKYQEDPSLATWQNEEVSGYAETYAKAFIFPEIENETVPETIFGALRKAIEVEKDSIIYYNEIKQIVPDPKPVEEIINEEKEHLRKLSEKLQSEDLSTYSEGSMI, from the coding sequence ATGACAGGGAAAGAACTTTTCAATATCGCTATCAAGGTGGAATCGACGGGTTACACTTACTACTCCAAATTATCCGAAAAAGCTACCGGACAACTCAAAGAATTCTTCAAAGAACTTGCAGAGCAAGAAAGAGAACATGCAAGAAGATTCGAGGAACTAATGAAGAAGTATCAAGAAGACCCATCATTGGCAACATGGCAAAATGAAGAAGTGAGCGGCTATGCAGAAACTTATGCAAAAGCTTTTATCTTCCCGGAGATTGAAAACGAAACAGTCCCGGAAACTATTTTTGGGGCTTTGAGAAAAGCTATAGAGGTTGAAAAAGATTCGATAATTTACTATAACGAAATCAAGCAAATAGTTCCAGACCCAAAACCTGTTGAAGAAATCATCAACGAGGAAAAAGAACACCTTAGAAAGTTGTCCGAAAAACTTCAAAGCGAGGATTTATCAACGTACAGTGAAGGAAGCATGATTTAA
- a CDS encoding CapA family protein produces the protein MGKFSNVVFWSVLFYLNLFLCSLLFSIEITLSLVGDVMFHMPTVNSAYSNGKYHFENIFEHVKKYIEKSDIAFCNLETTLGGYPYTGYPRFSSPDEVLDALKYAGFDIINVANNHMLDRGVFGLRKTLEQIKRRGLIYVGARFTPLEKLYKIVEVKGLRISFVSFTYSTNGIPIDEKYKYMFMYISKQTLLSILDEMKKISEVVIVYFHYGNEYQTAPTKEQIELAYLALDNGADMVIASHPHVLQHVELVEYGPKTKLIAYSLGNFLSNMTAPGTDEGVILNITYHPVKGVLNVNPILTWVHRYTVANKFYYRILPVGDYLASTDRFLSKTDIKRLSQIAQKKLVERKGKRQPTSTNFIKSTTPLKNYFYNQLMNSLTFSY, from the coding sequence ATGGGAAAATTTTCCAACGTAGTTTTTTGGTCAGTACTTTTTTACTTGAATCTTTTTCTCTGTTCTCTTTTATTCTCCATAGAAATAACACTCTCTCTAGTTGGGGACGTCATGTTTCACATGCCTACTGTAAATTCCGCGTATTCAAACGGGAAGTACCATTTTGAAAACATCTTTGAACACGTAAAAAAATATATTGAAAAAAGCGATATCGCCTTTTGTAACCTTGAGACTACTCTTGGAGGGTATCCGTATACCGGGTATCCACGTTTTTCCTCACCTGATGAAGTGCTTGATGCTTTGAAATATGCAGGGTTCGATATTATTAACGTAGCTAATAACCACATGCTTGATAGAGGCGTCTTTGGTTTGAGAAAAACACTCGAACAAATAAAAAGACGAGGATTAATATACGTAGGCGCACGTTTTACACCACTTGAGAAACTCTACAAAATTGTTGAAGTGAAAGGTCTTAGGATTTCATTTGTTTCGTTCACTTATTCAACAAATGGAATCCCTATCGATGAAAAGTACAAATATATGTTTATGTATATTTCGAAACAAACGCTTTTGTCAATTCTTGATGAAATGAAAAAGATATCAGAAGTGGTAATAGTCTATTTTCACTACGGGAACGAATACCAAACCGCTCCTACAAAAGAACAAATAGAACTCGCATATCTTGCATTGGACAACGGTGCAGATATGGTTATCGCAAGCCATCCACACGTTCTTCAACATGTAGAACTCGTAGAATACGGTCCAAAGACAAAACTCATAGCTTACTCACTTGGTAATTTTCTTTCAAACATGACAGCACCTGGCACAGACGAAGGAGTTATACTGAATATAACCTATCATCCCGTAAAAGGTGTTCTTAACGTAAATCCTATTTTGACCTGGGTTCACAGATACACAGTAGCAAACAAATTCTATTACAGGATATTACCTGTTGGAGATTATCTTGCATCCACTGATCGATTTTTGAGCAAAACAGATATTAAAAGGCTATCGCAAATAGCTCAGAAAAAATTGGTTGAAAGGAAGGGTAAACGACAGCCAACTTCAACTAATTTCATTAAGAGCACAACGCCTCTGAAAAATTATTTCTACAATCAACTTATGAACTCTCTAACATTTTCTTACTGA
- a CDS encoding FmdB family zinc ribbon protein, giving the protein MPIYRYVCENCGNEEVHMHGFNESPTIVCSSCGGKMAKTIGRVGIVFKGSGFYITDSRKSTTSKSENE; this is encoded by the coding sequence ATGCCAATTTACAGATACGTGTGCGAAAACTGCGGAAACGAAGAAGTTCACATGCATGGATTCAACGAATCTCCAACGATAGTATGCTCTTCATGTGGTGGCAAAATGGCGAAAACGATAGGAAGAGTAGGAATTGTATTCAAAGGTAGTGGTTTTTATATTACTGATAGTAGAAAATCAACAACATCAAAAAGCGAAAACGAATAA
- a CDS encoding cold shock domain-containing protein — MKGTVKWFDAKKGYGFITKEDGEDIFVHYSAIQVEGFKTLKEGDKVEFDVQNGAKGPQAANVRIIK, encoded by the coding sequence ATGAAAGGTACAGTTAAGTGGTTTGATGCAAAGAAAGGCTACGGTTTCATCACAAAAGAAGATGGAGAAGACATCTTCGTTCACTACAGTGCTATTCAAGTCGAAGGGTTCAAGACACTCAAGGAAGGCGACAAAGTCGAGTTTGATGTTCAGAATGGTGCAAAAGGTCCTCAAGCAGCCAACGTAAGGATTATAAAGTAA
- a CDS encoding cold shock domain-containing protein, whose translation MKGTVKWFDAKKGYGFITKEDGEDIFVHFSAIQVDGFKTLKEGDKVEFDVQNGAKGPQAANVRLSK comes from the coding sequence ATGAAAGGTACAGTTAAGTGGTTTGATGCAAAGAAAGGCTACGGTTTCATTACAAAAGAAGACGGAGAAGATATCTTCGTTCACTTCAGCGCTATTCAGGTTGATGGGTTTAAAACACTCAAGGAAGGCGACAAAGTCGAGTTTGATGTTCAGAATGGTGCAAAGGGTCCTCAAGCAGCTAACGTGAGGCTTTCAAAGTAA